A window of the Pleomorphomonas sp. T1.2MG-36 genome harbors these coding sequences:
- a CDS encoding carbohydrate ABC transporter permease, translating to MRKTLVNTLRWLVFVAAVVILNFPVIATLVTSLKSEAEIMTNASLIIEAPTLDNYAAVFAMADRFDILHFLTNSLVASLIGSVLAIVLAFPAAYAMARFGVGRNWLLPLAVNLRAVPLIIFAIPIYLMYQQVGLLDTRFGLALILCLVNVPLVLVLFVSSIADLPLEIEEAGRVDGAGTLRLLIYVVAPMSLNVVAASSVLAFIYSWNEFLFGLMLTTNNATPVSVGASFFFAASGGGVRWGVAAAVMILATLPPLVLGLLMYRQIGRSMTAGAVKG from the coding sequence ATGAGGAAAACCCTCGTCAACACCCTGCGCTGGCTGGTGTTCGTTGCCGCCGTCGTCATCCTGAACTTTCCGGTGATCGCCACGCTGGTGACCTCGCTGAAGAGCGAGGCGGAGATCATGACCAACGCCTCGCTGATCATCGAGGCGCCGACGCTCGACAATTACGCGGCCGTGTTCGCCATGGCCGACCGCTTCGATATCCTGCACTTCCTGACCAACAGCCTTGTGGCCTCGCTGATCGGTTCGGTGCTGGCCATCGTGCTGGCCTTCCCCGCCGCCTACGCCATGGCGCGGTTCGGCGTGGGGCGCAACTGGCTGCTGCCGCTCGCCGTCAATCTCCGCGCCGTGCCGCTGATCATCTTCGCCATCCCGATCTACCTGATGTACCAGCAGGTCGGGCTGCTCGACACGCGCTTCGGCCTCGCCCTCATTCTCTGCCTCGTCAACGTGCCGCTGGTCCTGGTGCTGTTTGTCTCGTCGATCGCCGACCTGCCGCTGGAGATCGAGGAAGCCGGCCGCGTCGACGGCGCTGGGACGCTGCGGCTTCTCATCTATGTCGTGGCACCGATGTCGCTTAACGTCGTCGCGGCCTCCTCGGTGTTGGCCTTCATCTACTCGTGGAACGAGTTCCTGTTCGGCCTGATGCTGACCACTAACAACGCGACGCCGGTGTCAGTCGGTGCATCCTTCTTCTTCGCGGCGTCCGGCGGCGGCGTCCGCTGGGGTGTGGCCGCTGCGGTCATGATCCTGGCAACCCTGCCGCCCCTCGTTCTTGGCCTCCTGATGTACCGACAGATCGGCCGGTCGATGACCGCCGGCGCCGTCAAGGGCTGA
- a CDS encoding carbohydrate ABC transporter permease, translated as MPRTSRFEGRLLIAPLTVFLIALLGFPLVLDIIYSISRVGFENIRAPEPIGLSNYAKAVADPEFWGAAWFSLRFGLIVSVIQVVAGLALAVFLAPLFAKRPWLIALLMLPMMVAPALVGLMYRLILHEFVGAVPYYLLEWYGDFPAFLGRDWAFTTLVTVETLQWTPFALLILHSSYAAISPDIREAAALDGARGRRLFVNIDLPLMLPAIGITFFIRFIDSFRVFDNLYTLVGPGAGGSTTSMSIYIYQAFFKVGDIGLAVAASMLLLVASFVVLWVINGLTARKAPL; from the coding sequence ATGCCGCGGACTTCCCGTTTCGAGGGGCGCCTTCTGATCGCCCCGCTCACGGTCTTTCTCATCGCCCTTCTGGGGTTTCCCCTCGTTCTCGACATCATCTATTCGATCTCGCGCGTCGGCTTCGAGAACATCCGCGCGCCGGAACCGATCGGTCTGTCCAACTATGCGAAGGCGGTGGCCGATCCGGAGTTCTGGGGCGCCGCGTGGTTCTCCCTGCGCTTCGGGCTGATCGTTTCCGTCATCCAGGTGGTGGCCGGCCTCGCGCTCGCCGTGTTTCTGGCGCCGCTGTTTGCCAAGCGGCCCTGGCTGATCGCGCTTCTGATGCTGCCGATGATGGTGGCGCCGGCTCTGGTCGGCCTGATGTATCGGCTCATCCTGCATGAGTTCGTCGGGGCCGTGCCCTACTACCTTCTTGAGTGGTACGGCGACTTCCCGGCCTTCCTGGGCCGAGACTGGGCCTTCACGACACTGGTGACCGTCGAGACGCTGCAATGGACGCCCTTCGCGCTCTTGATCCTGCACTCGTCCTACGCGGCGATCTCGCCGGATATCCGCGAGGCGGCGGCGCTTGACGGCGCGCGCGGGCGGCGCCTGTTCGTCAACATCGACTTGCCGCTGATGCTGCCGGCCATCGGCATCACCTTCTTCATCCGCTTCATCGACAGCTTCCGGGTGTTCGACAATCTCTACACCCTGGTCGGGCCGGGCGCCGGTGGCTCCACAACGTCGATGAGCATCTACATCTACCAGGCCTTCTTCAAGGTGGGCGACATCGGCCTCGCCGTTGCCGCCTCGATGCTGCTCCTGGTCGCTTCGTTCGTCGTGCTCTGGGTCATCAACGGTCTGACGGCCAGGAAGGCGCCGCTATGA
- a CDS encoding ABC transporter substrate-binding protein, translating into MTRLRTLLTSAALFAALGVTGAMAEVTVLGWPGGPEEAGLRKAADAYNATAADADKVKLIFFNRDGFFDKLAADLAAGSTDFDINLLATYALGRYAPFMDPITLPDASKATFPEKVLATMQYDGKQYGIPTDLSLHFMYYRSDLIEKLLSDADWKAKYGEISEKYLGKKLDPKDPDAWTWEDWMATALFFTKSINSDSPTRYGTVLQMKNLLFNMMVWQSVARAHGGDWMNDKGEITVDSPAYRTALDIYKKLYDEGTSPKDSTTYEFAESNAAFGAGQVATMVQWNAAFGDLDNKDKTPAVAGKIGTVAPPAGPEGRFTHIHGLGLGINKASKNKEGAVKFLNWLGAPDAMEIYAKAGGSPALSDAVVAKVSAERPDLVKLGQFAGAYGFVMHGGTAAKALQVYELQAKEFTAYWAGDKSLDDALAATKSGMADLLKP; encoded by the coding sequence ATGACGCGACTGAGAACCCTTCTGACCAGTGCCGCCTTGTTCGCGGCGTTGGGCGTGACCGGAGCCATGGCCGAGGTGACCGTGCTCGGGTGGCCGGGCGGGCCGGAGGAGGCCGGTCTTCGCAAGGCGGCCGATGCCTATAACGCCACCGCGGCCGACGCCGACAAGGTGAAGCTGATCTTCTTCAACCGTGACGGCTTCTTCGACAAGCTGGCCGCCGACCTCGCTGCCGGCTCGACCGATTTCGACATCAACCTTCTGGCTACCTATGCCCTCGGCCGCTATGCGCCGTTCATGGACCCGATCACCCTGCCGGACGCTTCCAAGGCGACCTTCCCCGAGAAGGTGCTGGCGACCATGCAGTATGACGGCAAGCAGTATGGCATCCCGACCGACCTGTCGCTGCACTTCATGTACTATCGCAGCGATCTCATCGAGAAGCTGCTGTCCGACGCCGACTGGAAGGCGAAATACGGCGAGATCTCCGAGAAGTACCTCGGCAAGAAGCTCGACCCCAAGGATCCCGACGCCTGGACCTGGGAAGACTGGATGGCGACGGCGCTGTTCTTCACCAAGTCGATCAATTCGGACAGCCCGACCCGCTACGGCACGGTTCTTCAGATGAAGAATCTGTTGTTCAACATGATGGTCTGGCAGTCGGTCGCCCGCGCCCACGGTGGCGACTGGATGAACGACAAGGGCGAGATCACCGTCGACAGCCCCGCCTATCGCACGGCGCTCGACATCTACAAGAAGCTCTATGACGAGGGCACGTCGCCCAAGGACTCGACCACCTACGAGTTTGCCGAGTCCAACGCCGCCTTCGGTGCCGGCCAGGTGGCCACGATGGTGCAGTGGAACGCCGCATTCGGCGACCTCGACAACAAGGACAAGACGCCGGCCGTCGCCGGCAAGATCGGCACCGTCGCGCCGCCCGCCGGTCCGGAAGGCCGCTTCACCCACATCCACGGGCTCGGTCTCGGCATCAACAAGGCCTCCAAGAACAAGGAAGGCGCCGTCAAGTTCCTGAACTGGCTTGGTGCGCCCGACGCCATGGAGATCTATGCCAAGGCCGGCGGTTCGCCGGCGCTCAGCGACGCGGTGGTGGCCAAGGTCAGCGCCGAACGGCCCGACCTCGTCAAGCTCGGTCAGTTCGCCGGCGCCTACGGCTTCGTGATGCATGGCGGAACGGCCGCCAAGGCGTTGCAGGTCTACGAGTTGCAGGCCAAGGAGTTCACTGCCTACTGGGCCGGCGACAAGTCGCTCGATGACGCGCTCGCCGCGACCAAGTCCGGCATGGCCGATCTCCTGAAGCCCTGA
- a CDS encoding putative N-acetylmannosamine-6-phosphate 2-epimerase, which yields MSDCLQRFASSLVVSCQPVPEGPLDHPDQVVGFALAALASGGRGLRIEGIANLKAVRAATDAPIIGLIKRDLDTSPVRITPFLDDVIALADAGADIIAFDATDRVRPVSVADLCKAVHARGKLAMADISTIEEAKAAVALGVDVVGTTMAGYTGGPEPSEPDFPLLAAAVRLGRPVIAEGRIRVPEQAAEAIRLGAHGVVVGSAITRPEHITHWFADAIGAARAASAQPALAFDLGGTKTLVALVDGDRVIEARERTTDRHLDPDDWCDAIAELAAPWQGRYGAAGGAVTGVVHEGRWFALNPGTLPVSSNYPLADALAKRLGRPVVLHNDAQAAAWGEYRFGAGAGRDLLFVTVSTGIGGGAVIGGRLLVGRGGVAGSVGLTQETTDVPLETLASGRFLADAAAALGHSVDAPAVFAAVARGEAWASAVVDRSVEVVARLLQNLQLLFDPAVMVVGGGVGLADGYRARLEARLAHLPPHLKPEIRAAALGKSAGVIGAADLARRTL from the coding sequence GTGTCCGACTGCCTCCAACGCTTCGCCTCATCACTTGTCGTTTCCTGTCAGCCCGTGCCGGAAGGGCCGCTCGATCATCCCGATCAGGTGGTTGGTTTCGCGCTTGCGGCACTGGCCTCCGGTGGGCGCGGACTTCGCATCGAGGGCATCGCCAACCTCAAGGCGGTCAGGGCGGCGACGGATGCGCCGATCATCGGCCTGATCAAGCGCGACCTCGATACCTCACCGGTGCGCATCACACCCTTCCTGGACGACGTCATCGCGCTGGCCGACGCCGGCGCCGACATCATAGCCTTCGATGCGACCGATCGCGTTCGCCCCGTGTCCGTCGCCGATCTCTGCAAGGCCGTGCATGCCCGCGGCAAGCTCGCCATGGCCGACATCTCGACCATTGAAGAAGCGAAAGCGGCGGTGGCGCTCGGCGTCGACGTCGTGGGCACCACCATGGCAGGCTATACCGGCGGTCCGGAACCGTCGGAGCCCGATTTTCCATTGCTCGCCGCCGCCGTGCGGCTCGGTCGCCCGGTGATCGCCGAAGGGCGCATTCGCGTGCCGGAGCAAGCGGCCGAGGCGATCCGGCTCGGCGCCCATGGCGTCGTCGTCGGTTCGGCGATCACCCGCCCCGAGCACATCACCCACTGGTTTGCCGACGCCATCGGAGCAGCCCGCGCGGCGTCCGCCCAGCCGGCGCTGGCCTTCGATCTCGGCGGCACCAAGACACTGGTGGCGCTGGTCGACGGTGACCGCGTCATCGAGGCGCGCGAGCGGACCACCGACAGGCACCTCGATCCGGATGACTGGTGCGACGCCATCGCCGAACTGGCCGCCCCCTGGCAGGGACGATACGGCGCGGCGGGCGGCGCGGTCACCGGCGTCGTGCATGAGGGCCGATGGTTCGCGCTCAACCCGGGCACGTTGCCTGTGTCGTCGAACTATCCGCTGGCCGACGCGCTGGCGAAGCGCCTCGGCAGGCCGGTGGTGCTTCACAACGACGCGCAGGCCGCCGCCTGGGGCGAATATCGCTTCGGCGCCGGTGCCGGCCGCGACCTTCTGTTCGTGACCGTCTCGACGGGTATCGGCGGCGGCGCCGTCATTGGCGGGCGGTTGCTCGTCGGTCGCGGTGGTGTCGCCGGCTCGGTCGGCCTTACTCAAGAAACGACCGACGTTCCTCTCGAAACGCTGGCGAGCGGCCGTTTTCTGGCCGATGCCGCCGCGGCGCTGGGCCATTCCGTCGATGCACCGGCCGTCTTCGCGGCTGTAGCCCGTGGCGAGGCGTGGGCCTCCGCCGTGGTCGACCGCTCGGTCGAGGTGGTCGCGCGGCTTCTTCAGAACCTGCAACTGCTGTTCGATCCGGCCGTCATGGTCGTCGGCGGTGGCGTCGGCCTCGCCGACGGCTACCGCGCGCGCCTCGAAGCGCGACTGGCGCACTTGCCGCCACACTTGAAGCCCGAGATCCGCGCCGCGGCTCTCGGAAAATCCGCTGGCGTGATCGGTGCCGCCGACCTCGCCCGTCGCACATTATAG
- a CDS encoding GntR family transcriptional regulator, whose product MSDIALSQTPLIQFLRGALDRHSSGVIYRDLAAALRQAITEGVLGTSDVLPGERDLAEAIDVSRTSVRKAIEALVGDGVLIRRHGARTAVAERVEKPLSALTSFSEDMRSRGIEPGMMWISREVGPASPSEIMALHLSVGARVCRLKRLRTGDGMPMAIEHAVVPADVLDDPEVVTGSLYDVLAERDRRPVRALQRLRAAVAGVEDGRLLHLDVGAPLLVAERRCFTADGTPVEFTRTYYCGERYDFLVELRAQD is encoded by the coding sequence ATGTCCGACATCGCGCTCAGCCAGACACCCCTCATCCAGTTTCTTCGCGGTGCTCTCGATCGGCATTCGAGCGGCGTCATCTATCGCGATCTCGCCGCCGCGCTCAGGCAGGCGATTACCGAGGGGGTGCTGGGCACCAGCGACGTTCTGCCCGGCGAACGGGATCTCGCCGAGGCGATCGACGTGTCCCGCACCTCGGTGCGCAAGGCCATCGAGGCGCTGGTCGGAGACGGCGTGCTGATTCGCCGCCACGGCGCGCGTACCGCCGTGGCCGAGCGGGTCGAGAAGCCGCTGTCGGCCCTCACGTCCTTCTCCGAGGACATGCGCTCGCGCGGCATCGAGCCGGGCATGATGTGGATCAGCCGCGAGGTCGGGCCCGCCTCTCCATCGGAGATCATGGCGCTGCACCTGTCGGTGGGCGCCCGCGTCTGCCGCCTGAAGCGCCTTAGGACCGGCGACGGCATGCCGATGGCCATCGAGCACGCCGTGGTGCCGGCCGATGTGCTGGACGACCCGGAAGTGGTCACCGGTTCGCTCTACGACGTGCTGGCCGAGCGGGATCGCCGGCCGGTCAGGGCCTTGCAGCGACTGAGGGCCGCCGTGGCTGGGGTCGAGGATGGCCGGCTGCTTCATCTCGACGTCGGCGCCCCGTTGCTGGTGGCCGAGCGGCGCTGCTTCACGGCCGACGGCACGCCGGTGGAGTTCACGCGCACCTATTATTGCGGCGAGCGCTACGATTTCCTCGTCGAGTTGCGCGCGCAGGACTGA
- a CDS encoding response regulator, producing the protein MPMRPSSASPFATAGGAQAIIGGRRIVGHLLGRRATPPADVGDGNDATADEVRPVALVIDDSPIARMLISSILESFEVDVFEAGGSAEAQAVVATCRPDVVIVDWTLRAETATDVLDALETRFSGGLPPVVMVSASARMPTDLRATATLRKPFTPRELYAALATAFSGKGDGAAEA; encoded by the coding sequence ATGCCCATGCGACCGTCCTCAGCCTCTCCGTTCGCCACTGCCGGCGGCGCCCAGGCGATCATCGGCGGCCGCCGCATCGTCGGGCATCTTCTGGGGCGGCGTGCAACGCCACCGGCTGACGTCGGCGACGGCAACGACGCCACGGCCGACGAAGTCCGTCCGGTGGCGCTCGTCATCGACGACAGCCCCATCGCCCGCATGCTGATCTCCAGCATACTCGAATCCTTCGAAGTCGACGTGTTCGAGGCCGGCGGCAGCGCGGAGGCACAGGCCGTCGTCGCCACCTGTCGTCCGGACGTGGTGATCGTCGACTGGACGCTGCGCGCCGAGACGGCCACCGACGTGCTCGACGCCCTTGAAACCCGCTTCTCCGGCGGGCTGCCGCCGGTCGTCATGGTCAGCGCCTCTGCGCGTATGCCGACCGACCTGCGCGCCACCGCGACGCTGCGCAAGCCCTTCACGCCCCGAGAGCTTTACGCGGCGCTCGCCACCGCCTTCTCCGGCAAGGGAGACGGCGCCGCCGAGGCCTGA